From Dasypus novemcinctus isolate mDasNov1 chromosome 19, mDasNov1.1.hap2, whole genome shotgun sequence, a single genomic window includes:
- the LOC131274683 gene encoding ral guanine nucleotide dissociation stimulator-like: MALNGEPSCPWPGPCGDGLREQKPELLAFPPELVAEQLSLMDAELFKKVVPHHCLGSVWSQRHQKGKEHVVPTVHAVISQFNHVADCVVATCLGDHSMKAADRARVVEPWIEVARECRTLRNFSSGLAILSALESHAIGCQKKTWVEVSRDSFHLFQTLSEIFSTESNSSQGSELISQGAIQGTVPWLGTFLTRFLVVDSAMQEFLDGAKVNFEKRRKEYQLVAELQQLQACCCYDRLVPDRRFGAWFEAVEQLGIRPRLLLSHEWEPPPESASESFQAQHPQKAASLGVESEFPLWGSSVVEIHLDHVLEAQDGQEAKRRDSRPRYKRHVGDHCFIRVTLAEDSGHKVQSILVTDQDRALAMILKALEEHKLAGEQPEDYQLVQIISGDGTLQIPDGANVYYVMVPSPDY; the protein is encoded by the exons ATGGCTCTCAATGGGGAG CCTTCCTGCCCCTGGCCCGGGCCCTGCGGGGACGGTCTGCGTGAGCAGAAGCCTGAGCTCCTGGCTTTCCCTCCCGAACTGGTGGCAGAGCAGCTGTCGCTCATGGATGCG gagctgttcaagaaggtggtgcccCACCACTGCCTGGGCTCCGTCTGGTCCCAGCGCCACCAGAAGGGCAAGGAGCACGTGGTGCCCACCGTGCACGCCGTCATCAGCCAGTTCAACCATGTGGCCGACTGCGTCGTGGCCACCTGCCTCGGGGACCACAGCATGAAGGCCGCAgacagggccagggtggtggagcCCTGGATCGAGGTGGCCAGG gagTGCCGAACCCTCCGCAACTTCTCCTCAGGCCTCGCCATCCTCTCTGCTCTCGAAAGCCACGCGATTGGCTGTCAGAAGAAGACATGGGTGGAAGTTTCCAG ggacagCTTCCACCTCTTTCAGACACTGTCTGAGATTTTCTCCACTGAGAGCAACTCCTCCCAGGGCAGCGAGCTGATCTCCCAG GGTGCCATCCAGGGCACTGTTCCATGGTTGGGGACATTTCTCACTCGGTTTTTGGTGGTGGACTCTGCCATGCAGGAGTTTCTGGAT GGGGCCAAGGTGAATtttgagaaaaggaggaag GAATACCAGCTGGTGGCTGAGCTGCAGCAGCTACAGGCATGCTGCTGCTATGACCGCCTTGTGCCCGACAGGCGCTTTGGGGCCTGGTTTGAGGCTGTGGAGCAGCTTGGCATTAGGCCACG CCTCCTCCTGTCTCATGAGTGGGAGCCACCACCTGAGTCAGCCAGTGAGAGCTTCCAGGCCCAACACCCCCAGAAGGCAGCAAGCCTTGGAGTGGAGAGTGAGTTCCCCTTGTGGGGCAG CTCTGTGGTGGAAATCCACCTGGACCATGTCCTGGAGGCCCAGGATGGTCAGGAAGCAAAG CGCCGCGACTCACGGCCACGCTACAAACGGCACGTGGGCGACCACTGCTTCATCCGTGTCACCCTGGCCGAGGACAGCGGCCACAAGGTCCAGAGCATCCTG GTGACCGACCAAGACAGGGCTCTAGCCATGATCCTCAAGGCCCTGGAAGAGCACAAGCTGGCTGGGGAGCAGCCCGAGGACTACCAGCTGGTGCAGATCATCTCAGGAGATGGAA CGCTGCAGATCCCGGATGGCGCCAACGTGTATTATGTTATGGTGCCCTCGCCCGATTACTGA